In Yersinia enterocolitica subsp. enterocolitica, one DNA window encodes the following:
- a CDS encoding YfaZ family protein produces the protein MKKHLIACAASLLFVAGSANAISLNGEVGSDYTNLGFGMGTNTGGLAISGNWARSDHDGDIYGLGLGFNLPLGPLMATIGGKGIYMSPEDGSSGGAVAIGGGLTYPISKSFTLYGEGYFAPEELTSGMKSYSEANGGLRWNVFRPLTVDVGYRYINMEGKDGHRDNRVADGVYIGAGLAF, from the coding sequence ATGAAAAAGCACTTAATCGCATGCGCAGCTAGCTTGCTGTTTGTGGCGGGATCTGCCAATGCAATAAGCTTGAATGGTGAAGTTGGCAGTGATTACACCAACCTAGGGTTCGGTATGGGCACTAACACCGGTGGGTTGGCTATTAGCGGCAACTGGGCGCGTAGTGACCATGATGGCGATATTTATGGCCTGGGCTTGGGCTTCAATCTCCCGCTTGGCCCATTGATGGCAACTATTGGCGGTAAAGGCATATATATGTCACCGGAAGATGGCAGCAGTGGTGGCGCAGTCGCCATTGGCGGTGGGTTAACTTACCCGATCAGTAAATCATTCACTCTGTACGGTGAAGGCTATTTCGCCCCTGAAGAGCTGACCAGTGGGATGAAGTCCTACAGTGAAGCTAATGGCGGCCTGCGCTGGAATGTATTCCGCCCATTAACTGTTGATGTCGGCTATCGCTATATCAATATGGAAGGTAAAGACGGGCATCGGGATAATCGCGTAGCGGATGGTGTGTATATCGGCGCGGGTTTAGCATTCTGA